A part of Paenibacillus donghaensis genomic DNA contains:
- the nifK gene encoding nitrogenase molybdenum-iron protein subunit beta — MKDHLNIPDHNKLFQTEPYVKQREGKKAFEAPCSEQETAEALAYSKTSEYKDKNFARKSLVVNPHKACQPLGALMASLGFEKTLPFIHGSQGCTAYFRSHLSRHFKEPAPAVSSSMTEDGAVFGGMSNLIDGLENSVALYKPEMVAVSTTCMAEVIGDDLQAFISNARQKGAITEELPVPYANTPSFAGSHITGYDSMLKSIISTLYKRSGIEATPGSGEGTGEKLNVILGFEPYTGNFAEMRKILAAFDTKYTFLGDHSGNFDSPATGEYSYYYGGTKLEDVPKAANALGTLSLQKYSVKKTLEYIEGTWKQQTVSMSAPIGITATDRLVDAISELTGLPIPAELIDERGRVVDALTDSHPYLHGKRTALVGDPDLLIGLIQFCLETGMEPVHIVCSNGDNGFKGEAEALLAASPYGAEATVHIGNDLWHMRSLLIDNPVDLSFGSSHLKYAAKDAGVPLIRVGFPVFDRHHLHRYPVIGYQGTLNLLTTVVNTILQNLDDDSSGFNHDLVR; from the coding sequence ATGAAAGACCATCTGAACATTCCTGACCATAACAAGCTGTTTCAGACCGAACCTTATGTGAAGCAGCGTGAAGGCAAAAAGGCCTTCGAAGCGCCTTGCAGCGAGCAGGAAACGGCCGAAGCCCTTGCCTATTCCAAAACCTCGGAATACAAGGATAAGAACTTTGCCCGGAAGTCGCTCGTAGTCAATCCGCATAAAGCCTGCCAGCCGCTGGGAGCGCTGATGGCTTCGCTGGGCTTCGAGAAGACGTTGCCGTTCATTCACGGCTCGCAAGGCTGCACGGCTTACTTCCGCAGCCATTTAAGCCGCCATTTCAAGGAGCCGGCTCCGGCTGTCTCCTCCTCCATGACCGAAGACGGTGCTGTGTTCGGAGGTATGAGCAACCTGATCGACGGTCTGGAGAACAGCGTGGCGCTGTATAAGCCGGAAATGGTCGCAGTCTCAACCACCTGTATGGCTGAGGTCATCGGGGATGACCTTCAGGCCTTCATCTCCAATGCCCGCCAGAAGGGGGCTATTACGGAAGAGCTTCCAGTGCCTTATGCCAATACGCCAAGCTTCGCAGGCTCGCATATCACAGGTTATGACTCCATGCTGAAGTCCATTATCAGCACGCTCTACAAGCGTTCGGGCATTGAGGCGACTCCAGGCAGCGGTGAAGGTACAGGCGAGAAGCTGAATGTCATTCTCGGTTTTGAGCCTTATACCGGAAACTTTGCCGAGATGCGCAAAATTCTGGCCGCTTTTGATACAAAGTATACGTTCCTAGGTGATCACAGCGGGAACTTCGATTCCCCGGCTACGGGTGAATACTCCTATTATTACGGGGGAACCAAGCTTGAAGATGTGCCCAAGGCGGCCAATGCGCTGGGTACGCTCTCGCTGCAGAAGTATTCGGTCAAGAAAACACTCGAATACATCGAAGGCACCTGGAAACAGCAGACCGTCTCCATGTCGGCTCCCATTGGCATCACGGCAACCGACCGTCTGGTTGATGCCATCAGTGAGCTGACCGGACTGCCGATCCCTGCCGAGCTTATCGATGAACGGGGCCGTGTAGTGGATGCCCTGACAGACAGCCATCCTTATCTGCATGGCAAACGGACAGCGCTGGTTGGTGATCCCGATCTGCTGATTGGTCTGATCCAGTTCTGTCTGGAAACCGGAATGGAGCCGGTGCACATCGTCTGCTCGAACGGCGACAACGGCTTTAAGGGAGAAGCGGAAGCCCTGCTTGCGGCCAGTCCTTACGGGGCAGAAGCAACGGTGCACATCGGCAATGACCTGTGGCATATGCGTTCGCTGCTGATTGACAATCCGGTCGATCTTTCCTTCGGCAGCTCCCACCTCAAATACGCCGCCAAAGATGCCGGAGTGCCGCTGATCCGTGTCGGCTTTCCGGTCTTTGACCGCCATCATCTGCACCGGTATCCGGTTATCGGTTATCAAGGAACACTGAACCTGCTGACTACAGTAGTGAATACGATCCTGCAGAATTTGGATGATGACTCCTCCGGCTTCAATCACGATTTGGTCCGTTAA
- the nifD gene encoding nitrogenase molybdenum-iron protein alpha chain translates to MGLDIEANKKMIEEILEAYPEKARKDRQKHFEINNEELINCGKCAIKSNMKSRPGVMTQRGCAYAGSKGVVWGPIKDMVHISHGPVGCGQYSWGTRRNYANGQLGIDNFTAMQVTSDFQETDIVFGGDKKLEVICREIKEMFPLAKGISIQSECPVGLIGDDIEAVSKKMAIELGIPIIPVRCEGFRGVSQSLGHHIANDAIRDFLMGKRELAETGPYDINIIGDYNIGGDAWASRILLEEMGLRVIAQWSGDGSINELAIAHKAKLNLIHCHRSMNYMVTTMEKEYGIPWLEYNFFGPTKTAESLRAIAALFDDHIKQKCEEVITKYTPQMDAIIAKFKPRLEGKKVMLLIGGLRARHTLGAYEDLGMEVVATGYEFAHKDDYEKTYPELPEGTIIYDDPTAYELEELAQRLDVDMMGSGVKEKYVYHKMGIPFRQMHSWDYSGPYHGYDGFKIFARDMDMTINSPVWGLLKPGKAGTVRKEEAGV, encoded by the coding sequence ATGGGATTGGATATTGAAGCCAACAAAAAGATGATAGAAGAGATTCTGGAGGCCTACCCGGAGAAAGCGCGGAAGGACCGCCAAAAACATTTTGAAATCAATAATGAAGAGCTGATCAATTGCGGCAAATGTGCGATTAAGTCCAATATGAAATCCCGTCCCGGCGTCATGACCCAAAGGGGCTGTGCGTATGCCGGCTCCAAGGGTGTGGTGTGGGGTCCTATCAAAGATATGGTGCATATCAGCCATGGCCCGGTAGGCTGCGGCCAGTACAGCTGGGGCACCCGGCGCAACTATGCCAATGGGCAGCTCGGCATCGACAACTTCACCGCCATGCAGGTAACGAGTGATTTTCAGGAAACGGACATTGTGTTCGGTGGCGACAAGAAGCTGGAAGTCATCTGCCGTGAGATCAAGGAAATGTTCCCGCTCGCCAAAGGGATCTCGATTCAATCCGAATGTCCAGTTGGGCTGATCGGTGATGATATTGAAGCAGTCTCCAAGAAAATGGCTATCGAGCTGGGGATTCCCATTATACCTGTACGCTGTGAAGGCTTCCGCGGGGTCAGCCAATCGCTGGGTCATCATATTGCCAACGATGCGATCCGGGACTTCCTGATGGGCAAACGTGAGCTTGCCGAGACCGGTCCTTACGATATCAATATTATCGGTGACTATAACATTGGCGGCGATGCCTGGGCTTCGCGGATTCTGCTGGAAGAAATGGGCCTGCGCGTCATTGCCCAGTGGTCCGGGGATGGTTCGATCAACGAGCTGGCGATTGCTCACAAGGCCAAGCTGAATCTGATTCACTGTCACCGTTCGATGAACTATATGGTAACTACCATGGAGAAGGAATATGGAATTCCTTGGCTGGAGTATAACTTCTTTGGCCCTACCAAAACTGCCGAAAGTCTGCGGGCCATTGCAGCCTTGTTCGACGATCACATCAAACAGAAATGCGAAGAGGTCATCACCAAATATACACCGCAAATGGATGCGATTATTGCCAAGTTCAAGCCGCGTCTGGAGGGCAAGAAGGTCATGCTGCTGATCGGCGGACTGCGTGCGCGCCATACGCTCGGAGCCTATGAGGATCTGGGCATGGAAGTGGTGGCTACCGGCTATGAGTTCGCCCACAAGGATGATTATGAGAAGACCTATCCCGAGCTGCCTGAAGGCACCATCATCTATGATGACCCGACCGCTTATGAGCTGGAGGAGCTGGCCCAGCGGCTGGATGTGGATATGATGGGCTCCGGCGTCAAGGAGAAATATGTCTATCACAAAATGGGTATCCCGTTCCGCCAGATGCACTCATGGGATTACAGCGGCCCGTATCATGGCTACGACGGTTTCAAGATCTTTGCGAGAGATATGGATATGACGATTAACAGTCCGGTATGGGGTTTGCTGAAGCCGGGCAAAGCTGGGACAGTTCGTAAAGAGGAGGCAGGCGTATGA
- the nifH gene encoding nitrogenase iron protein has translation MRQIAFYGKGGIGKSTTSQNTLAQLATKFGQKTMIVGCDPKADSTRLILNTKAQNSVLQLAAERGTVEDLELEDVVQLGYGDILNVECGGPEPGVGCAGRGIITAINFLEQQGAYEGLDFVSYDVLGDVVCGGFAMPIRENKAQEIYIVCSGEMMAMYAANNIARGILKYANSGGVRLGGLICNSRNTDREDELIMELARRLNTQMIHFVPRDNVVQHAELRRMTVAQYNPGHQQAREYEILAEKILNNKMMTIPTPITMEELEDLLMEFGVIEDEETALKKLQASGQ, from the coding sequence ATGAGACAAATAGCTTTCTATGGTAAAGGCGGTATCGGCAAATCAACGACTTCCCAGAATACTCTGGCCCAACTGGCTACCAAATTCGGACAGAAGACGATGATCGTAGGTTGTGACCCGAAGGCAGACTCCACCCGGCTAATTCTGAACACCAAAGCTCAGAACTCCGTACTGCAGCTGGCTGCAGAAAGAGGCACGGTAGAGGATCTGGAGCTTGAAGATGTAGTGCAGCTGGGATACGGCGATATTCTGAATGTAGAATGCGGCGGACCTGAACCAGGTGTAGGCTGTGCGGGCCGCGGGATCATTACCGCGATTAACTTCCTGGAACAGCAGGGTGCCTATGAAGGACTAGATTTCGTGTCCTACGATGTACTCGGTGACGTAGTGTGCGGCGGGTTCGCCATGCCGATCCGCGAGAACAAAGCACAAGAGATCTACATTGTCTGTTCCGGTGAGATGATGGCGATGTATGCAGCCAACAACATTGCCCGCGGGATTCTGAAGTATGCCAACAGCGGCGGTGTAAGATTGGGCGGACTGATCTGCAACAGCCGGAACACAGACCGTGAGGATGAGCTGATTATGGAGCTGGCCCGCCGCCTGAATACGCAGATGATTCATTTTGTACCGCGTGACAATGTGGTTCAGCATGCCGAGCTGCGTAGAATGACCGTTGCTCAATACAACCCGGGTCACCAACAGGCCAGAGAATACGAGATTCTGGCTGAGAAGATCCTCAACAACAAAATGATGACCATCCCTACCCCAATCACCATGGAAGAGCTGGAAGACCTGCTGATGGAATTCGGTGTTATCGAAGATGAGGAAACGGCTCTTAAGAAGCTGCAGGCTTCCGGCCAATAA
- the nifB gene encoding nitrogenase cofactor biosynthesis protein NifB has product MKPQPSSCLSMEVEEEISRHPCYSEEAHRFFARMHIPVAPACNIQCNYCNRKFDCVNESRPGVVSEVLTPQQAERKVKGVAGQLMQLSVVGIAGPGDPLANPERTFDTFARVKEHVPDVALCLSTNGLTLYRHIDQIVELGIRHVTITINAIDAEVGQQIYPWVFDEGVRYEGTAAAELLISRQLLGLELLASKGILVKVNSVMIPGVNDQHLPEVSRRVKELGATLHNVTPLIIAPGSQYEKDGRKAPRPKELNHLQEILGRDGMKVMRHCRQCRADAIGLLGQDRNQDFGLDSMEEDPTVNGRARALFQVELDAKIAQRIKAKQARQGLRSGGQTTRIAVATRGGDKVNQHFGHATEFMIYDTDGADVLLLGVRKIQAYCHGKADCNGDKNATLQEIISILKDCRILLCSGIGDAPRATLNKIGVLPLVRKGDIQEAILESVKYSSYFENINISKG; this is encoded by the coding sequence ATGAAGCCGCAGCCGTCGTCGTGTCTATCTATGGAAGTAGAGGAAGAGATCAGCCGCCACCCCTGCTACAGCGAGGAAGCGCACCGGTTTTTTGCCCGAATGCATATTCCGGTTGCTCCCGCCTGCAACATCCAGTGCAACTACTGTAACCGCAAATTCGACTGTGTGAACGAGAGCAGGCCGGGTGTGGTCAGTGAGGTGCTTACGCCACAGCAAGCAGAGCGCAAGGTAAAAGGGGTAGCAGGGCAGCTGATGCAACTGTCAGTAGTAGGGATTGCCGGACCCGGTGATCCGCTGGCCAACCCGGAGCGGACATTTGATACGTTCGCCAGGGTGAAGGAGCATGTGCCGGATGTAGCTTTATGTTTAAGCACCAACGGGTTAACGCTTTACCGCCATATTGATCAAATCGTGGAACTGGGTATCCGCCATGTCACGATTACGATCAATGCCATTGATGCTGAGGTAGGCCAGCAGATTTATCCATGGGTGTTTGACGAAGGGGTGCGTTACGAAGGAACAGCTGCAGCGGAGCTGCTGATCAGCCGCCAACTGCTGGGTCTGGAGCTGCTGGCCTCGAAGGGAATTCTGGTCAAAGTGAATTCGGTTATGATTCCGGGGGTCAACGATCAGCATCTTCCGGAAGTGTCCCGCAGAGTCAAAGAGCTGGGAGCTACACTGCATAATGTAACACCGCTTATTATCGCCCCGGGCAGCCAGTATGAGAAGGACGGCCGCAAAGCGCCCCGTCCCAAGGAACTGAACCATCTGCAGGAGATTCTCGGACGTGACGGAATGAAGGTCATGCGCCACTGCCGGCAATGCCGGGCCGATGCCATCGGGCTGCTGGGCCAGGACCGCAATCAGGATTTCGGTCTGGATAGTATGGAAGAAGATCCGACGGTGAATGGGAGAGCCAGAGCGCTGTTCCAGGTAGAGCTGGATGCGAAGATAGCACAGCGGATCAAAGCCAAGCAGGCAAGGCAGGGTCTGCGGAGTGGAGGTCAGACCACCAGGATAGCCGTTGCTACCCGGGGGGGCGACAAGGTCAACCAGCATTTTGGCCATGCCACAGAATTTATGATCTATGATACCGACGGAGCGGATGTGTTGCTTCTGGGTGTCCGCAAGATACAGGCTTATTGCCACGGCAAGGCCGACTGCAACGGAGACAAGAACGCCACCCTCCAGGAGATCATTTCCATATTAAAGGATTGTCGTATTCTTCTCTGCTCCGGGATCGGGGATGCCCCCCGCGCCACTCTGAACAAAATCGGTGTATTGCCGCTCGTCCGCAAAGGTGACATACAGGAAGCCATTCTCGAAAGTGTGAAGTACAGCTCTTATTTTGAAAATATAAACATATCGAAGGGATGA
- a CDS encoding TerC family protein: protein MDWGLVLEYGWVLLVLVALEGLLAADNALVLAIMVKHLPDEERKKALFYGLAGAFVFRFGSLFIISYLVDIWQVQAIGALYLLFIALNHILRKFFFRKNVTEEANESGTAGAVNKKKASFWFTVLKVEIADIAFAVDSILAAVALAVALPPSGIGHIGGLDGGQFIVIFTGGFIGLVIMRFAASFFVKLLHTRPGLEVAAFFIVGWVGVKLAVITLAHPSLGVLSEDFAHSTWWKLTFYIVLVLIAACGWMLSSKTEVQNEGENPVKEVDKQLGK, encoded by the coding sequence ATGGATTGGGGATTAGTATTAGAGTATGGCTGGGTATTATTGGTGCTTGTAGCACTAGAGGGACTTCTCGCTGCAGATAACGCACTGGTGCTGGCTATCATGGTCAAGCATTTACCCGATGAGGAACGGAAAAAGGCATTGTTCTATGGTTTGGCGGGTGCCTTCGTGTTCCGTTTCGGTTCCTTGTTCATCATCTCCTATCTGGTTGATATCTGGCAAGTACAAGCTATCGGCGCGCTGTATCTGTTGTTCATTGCCCTTAACCATATCTTGCGCAAGTTCTTCTTCAGGAAGAATGTCACTGAAGAAGCTAACGAGAGCGGCACGGCTGGAGCAGTCAACAAAAAGAAAGCAAGCTTCTGGTTTACCGTACTTAAGGTTGAAATTGCAGATATCGCTTTTGCTGTAGACTCCATTCTGGCTGCAGTGGCGCTGGCCGTGGCTCTTCCTCCAAGCGGAATCGGACACATCGGTGGTTTGGATGGCGGACAGTTCATCGTAATCTTTACTGGCGGATTCATTGGTTTGGTCATCATGCGTTTCGCCGCTTCCTTCTTCGTCAAGCTGCTTCATACCCGTCCAGGTCTTGAAGTAGCTGCCTTCTTCATCGTAGGCTGGGTCGGTGTCAAGCTGGCTGTTATTACATTGGCTCACCCTTCACTGGGTGTTCTGTCCGAGGATTTCGCCCACAGCACCTGGTGGAAGCTGACCTTCTACATTGTTCTGGTTCTGATCGCTGCCTGCGGCTGGATGCTCAGCAGCAAAACAGAGGTACAGAACGAAGGCGAGAATCCGGTTAAGGAAGTTGACAAACAGCTGGGCAAATAA
- a CDS encoding response regulator transcription factor, producing the protein MMIVDDEPVILDGLYEFFSKADFADLEILKVYSAADAIDWLNTVKIDIVLSDICMPGIDGMQLIQEIVDRWPRCKVILLTGHDEFNYAHQAIRNPCVVDYLLKTEGMERIRTSVSQTLEKISSEENFNYQAKWFRDKLPRALPQLQQQLMLDVQKRTERMDWLGLQDEFDAIQLPLRAASLVLPMILRIENWRNYETASDRSLIRYAVANIAEEFLGDKAEVKAIDLDPGTIACFVQPKNDTVRSEREDELWVKTLRFVHGTLESVQQACGKCLQMSVSMIVSEQAVAWQELNYTMNRLRLAIYGSPGLGMEKLLRVNVSEAGPSSGPVQNPLGAADLLLDYLKQRLLERDADWSCSFRKWIDLSGEDGPADSFVRLRLLSGLSGTLLQTLQELGLMEEAHRTMDLSRMLYLNVHTHWSEIIAFYHAFFEWIFSKRSDTYKHDESHILSMIHQYIKSHLANDLSLTRIAREVSLNPSYLSRWYKKTTGKGISDYILEKKMERSKELLLGTALKMHEISNQLGFTDQHYFFRFFKKTAGCTPQEFREQPDMIRIKQQVEMIFTR; encoded by the coding sequence ATGATGATTGTGGATGATGAACCTGTCATTCTGGACGGGCTGTATGAATTTTTCTCCAAGGCGGATTTCGCAGATTTGGAGATTCTTAAGGTTTATTCTGCAGCTGATGCCATCGACTGGCTGAATACCGTCAAGATTGATATTGTACTCAGCGACATCTGTATGCCGGGAATAGATGGCATGCAGCTAATTCAGGAAATTGTTGACCGGTGGCCGCGCTGCAAGGTGATTCTGCTGACAGGACATGATGAATTCAACTATGCACACCAGGCGATCCGCAACCCCTGTGTAGTGGATTATTTGCTGAAGACGGAAGGCATGGAGAGAATTCGCACTTCCGTATCCCAGACGCTGGAGAAGATTTCTTCCGAAGAGAACTTTAATTACCAAGCCAAGTGGTTCCGTGACAAGCTTCCCCGTGCTCTGCCCCAATTGCAGCAGCAGCTGATGCTTGATGTTCAGAAACGTACCGAACGGATGGATTGGCTGGGCCTTCAGGATGAGTTCGACGCCATTCAGCTCCCCCTGAGGGCGGCAAGTCTGGTGCTGCCAATGATTCTGCGAATTGAAAACTGGCGAAATTATGAAACCGCTTCAGATCGTAGCCTGATACGTTATGCTGTAGCCAATATTGCTGAGGAATTTCTCGGTGACAAGGCCGAAGTGAAGGCTATTGATCTAGATCCGGGGACGATTGCCTGTTTTGTGCAGCCCAAGAATGATACTGTGCGGTCAGAGAGAGAGGACGAGCTCTGGGTCAAAACACTCCGTTTTGTGCACGGAACCCTGGAATCTGTGCAGCAGGCCTGTGGCAAATGTCTGCAGATGTCGGTGTCCATGATCGTCAGTGAGCAGGCGGTAGCCTGGCAGGAGCTGAATTATACGATGAACCGCCTGCGGCTGGCTATTTATGGCAGCCCTGGACTGGGCATGGAGAAGCTGCTGCGGGTTAATGTAAGTGAAGCCGGACCGAGTTCCGGTCCGGTGCAGAATCCATTGGGCGCCGCAGATTTGCTGCTGGACTATCTGAAGCAGCGGTTGTTGGAACGGGATGCCGACTGGAGCTGCAGCTTTCGGAAATGGATCGATTTAAGCGGAGAGGACGGTCCGGCAGACTCTTTTGTAAGATTAAGATTGCTGTCAGGGCTGAGCGGTACGCTGCTGCAAACCTTGCAGGAGCTGGGACTGATGGAGGAAGCACATCGTACCATGGATTTGTCACGTATGCTGTATCTGAACGTTCATACCCATTGGTCAGAGATTATAGCCTTTTATCACGCATTTTTTGAATGGATATTCTCCAAACGGAGCGACACGTATAAACATGACGAATCCCATATCCTGTCTATGATTCACCAGTACATTAAATCGCATCTGGCCAATGACTTATCGTTGACCCGGATTGCCCGGGAGGTCTCCCTTAACCCGTCCTATTTGTCGCGCTGGTATAAAAAAACAACGGGCAAAGGGATTTCTGATTATATTCTGGAAAAAAAGATGGAGCGAAGCAAGGAGCTTCTCTTGGGAACCGCTTTGAAAATGCACGAAATTTCCAATCAGCTCGGCTTCACCGATCAGCACTATTTTTTTCGTTTTTTCAAAAAAACCGCAGGCTGCACACCGCAGGAATTCCGGGAGCAGCCTGATATGATCCGTATTAAACAACAGGTGGAGATGATATTCACGCGGTAG
- a CDS encoding sensor histidine kinase, with amino-acid sequence MKRLLSRWNPNSIVVKLIGAFLLVMLPLSALSISITYYSSNRMQAEVERANESKLHFYYSHLGFELQRMTGMVTEYSLDEVLSAFSTRIPIMSRYEVDLSLNNIYTKLKQIKETSPYISDVVYYVPQINKRVSTSSGIRDVTSDEWQNLLNTMGNLNGALSKYKNELYLLRSNPYNLDSNVPPNFLLGLKLSSAELESRLKEFAVSGGSDITLAFGDGNGYVLSSSEKTPEWLPKEKPHPVEEAVSIQRDRDQDSIYYSLYDHSNNFRLTASIPNAVLMKPIRIYSLLLRLLTVVSIGIVALFSFWTYRTIHRPMSILIRGFRKAEQGQTGISITHSRRDEFGYLYSRFNEMLKHLHTLIEENYVQRIRTGEAELKHLQSQITPHFLYNSLFSIKQMAEVENVELIKEFSDYLGQYFRYMTRDSAREVTLQQEVEHAMVYLAIQQIRFGPRIHAEVEELEPEWRAIQLPRVLLQPMIENVFEHGLKQKSSNGLLQISYELTEQMLSIKIEDNGDTMDEDKLNLLKRQLAVQEWNQGEITGLLNVNQRIRIKFGSRYGLVVERSPLGGLCVRVNIPVRGAGHKCSE; translated from the coding sequence ATGAAACGATTACTATCACGGTGGAATCCCAACTCTATTGTGGTGAAGCTGATCGGCGCTTTTCTGCTGGTCATGCTGCCGTTGTCCGCGCTCAGCATATCGATTACCTACTACAGCTCCAACCGGATGCAGGCCGAAGTGGAGAGAGCCAATGAATCTAAACTGCACTTCTACTACAGTCATCTGGGATTTGAACTGCAACGAATGACCGGAATGGTAACGGAATACTCCCTGGATGAAGTGCTGTCAGCCTTCAGCACCCGCATTCCGATTATGAGCCGTTATGAAGTGGACCTCAGCCTGAATAATATTTATACCAAGCTTAAGCAAATCAAGGAAACCAGTCCTTATATCAGTGACGTTGTCTATTATGTTCCACAGATCAACAAGCGGGTCAGTACCAGTAGTGGCATCAGGGATGTGACAAGCGACGAATGGCAAAACTTGCTGAACACCATGGGGAATCTGAACGGCGCCTTATCCAAATACAAGAATGAATTATACCTGCTGCGCAGCAATCCGTATAATCTGGACAGTAATGTTCCGCCTAACTTCCTGCTTGGTTTGAAGCTCTCTTCGGCCGAACTGGAGTCACGGCTGAAAGAATTTGCTGTTTCTGGTGGGAGTGACATCACGCTGGCCTTTGGCGATGGCAATGGGTATGTTCTGTCCTCTTCCGAGAAGACACCAGAATGGCTCCCGAAGGAGAAGCCTCATCCGGTTGAGGAAGCAGTAAGCATCCAGCGGGACAGAGATCAGGACTCCATTTATTACTCTCTTTATGATCACAGCAACAATTTCAGATTGACCGCAAGCATTCCCAATGCTGTATTAATGAAACCGATTCGTATATACTCTCTGCTGCTGCGTCTGTTGACTGTTGTCTCCATAGGGATTGTGGCTCTGTTTTCTTTCTGGACTTACAGGACGATTCACCGACCGATGTCTATCTTGATCAGGGGATTCAGAAAAGCGGAGCAGGGACAGACGGGGATATCCATCACCCATTCCAGGAGGGATGAATTCGGATATCTGTATTCCAGGTTCAACGAGATGCTCAAGCATTTGCATACTTTGATTGAAGAGAATTATGTGCAGCGAATCCGTACAGGCGAAGCAGAGCTTAAGCATCTACAATCGCAGATCACCCCGCATTTTCTCTATAATAGTCTGTTCAGCATTAAGCAGATGGCTGAAGTGGAGAATGTGGAGCTGATTAAGGAATTCTCCGATTATTTGGGACAATATTTCCGCTACATGACCCGTGATTCTGCCCGGGAAGTCACCCTGCAGCAGGAGGTAGAGCATGCGATGGTATATCTGGCCATTCAGCAGATTCGCTTCGGACCCAGAATCCATGCCGAGGTCGAGGAACTGGAGCCGGAATGGCGCGCGATTCAGCTTCCCAGGGTTCTGCTGCAGCCGATGATTGAGAATGTGTTCGAGCATGGACTTAAGCAGAAGAGCAGCAATGGATTGCTGCAAATAAGCTATGAACTAACGGAACAGATGCTGTCCATCAAGATTGAGGATAATGGGGATACAATGGATGAGGATAAGCTGAACCTGTTGAAGCGGCAACTTGCCGTACAGGAGTGGAACCAGGGAGAAATCACGGGTCTACTGAACGTGAATCAGCGGATTCGGATCAAGTTCGGTTCCCGTTATGGATTGGTAGTGGAGAGGAGCCCGCTTGGCGGACTTTGTGTAAGGGTGAATATTCCAGTGAGAGGGGCAGGGCACAAGTGCAGCGAATGA
- a CDS encoding carbohydrate ABC transporter permease produces MHHTSHAYRWFLRCNYVILTVIAILCLFPIVNILAISFSSSAAVNAGSVTLWPVDFTLSSYRYMLQNHQFIQSFVTSLLRVVLGVSVNLLLTILVAYPLSKEAATFRSRTAYAWIFVFTMLFSGGLIPGYLIVKEMGLLDSVWALVIPGAVPIFNVLLMLNFFRGLPKELEEAAWMDGAGHLRTLWSVYLPVSLPSIATVTLFSLVGHWNAWFDGMIYMRSPEHYPLATYLQSILQQVSLQTENVTFEQAAMLNKVSDRTTQAAQIFLSIVPILAIYPFLQRYFVHGLVVGSVKG; encoded by the coding sequence ATGCACCATACTTCACACGCATATCGTTGGTTTCTCCGGTGCAATTATGTGATTCTGACTGTGATCGCTATACTTTGTCTTTTTCCTATAGTCAATATCCTGGCGATTTCGTTCAGCTCAAGCGCTGCGGTAAACGCCGGGAGCGTAACCCTGTGGCCGGTTGATTTCACGCTGTCCTCCTATCGGTATATGCTTCAGAACCATCAGTTTATTCAATCCTTCGTAACCAGTCTGCTGCGGGTGGTGCTGGGTGTATCCGTCAATCTGCTGCTTACGATTCTGGTAGCTTATCCTCTATCCAAAGAAGCGGCAACCTTCCGTTCCCGGACGGCCTATGCCTGGATTTTTGTGTTTACGATGCTGTTCAGCGGCGGCTTGATTCCCGGCTATTTAATTGTAAAAGAAATGGGCCTGCTCGATAGTGTGTGGGCGCTTGTGATCCCCGGTGCGGTTCCAATCTTTAATGTGCTGCTCATGCTTAACTTCTTCAGGGGTTTGCCTAAGGAACTGGAGGAAGCGGCATGGATGGATGGAGCCGGTCATCTGCGCACCTTATGGAGCGTATATCTGCCGGTTTCCTTGCCGAGTATTGCAACGGTCACCCTCTTCTCGCTGGTGGGTCACTGGAATGCCTGGTTTGATGGCATGATCTATATGAGGAGTCCTGAACATTATCCGCTGGCAACCTATTTGCAATCCATTCTGCAACAGGTATCGCTGCAGACGGAGAATGTCACCTTTGAGCAGGCGGCAATGTTAAATAAGGTTTCTGACCGAACCACGCAGGCGGCGCAGATCTTTTTATCCATTGTGCCGATTCTGGCCATTTATCCGTTCCTGCAGAGGTATTTTGTCCATGGTCTGGTCGTTGGGAGTGTGAAGGGATAG